One window of Erwinia aphidicola genomic DNA carries:
- the fadB gene encoding fatty acid oxidation complex subunit alpha FadB, with amino-acid sequence MLYQGETLSLDWLEDGIAELVFDAPGSVNKLDTQTVASLGDALTVLEQQPQLRGLLLSSRKSAFIVGADITEFLSLFAAPAEKLTQWLAFANGIFNRLEDLPVPTVSAISGYALGGGCECVLATDFRIATPDTRIGLPETKLGIMPGFGGSVRLPRLLGADSALEIIAAGKDIDAAQALKLGLVDAVVAAEKLHAAALSVLKEAIAGQQAWRERRQPKLEPLKLSKIEAAMSFSTAKALVMQTAGKHYPAPITAVKTIEAAAGMGRDAALQLETAAFVPLARSNEARALVGIFLNDQAVKAKAKKLTRDVETPKQAAVLGAGIMGGGIAYQSAWKGVPVMMKDISEKSLALGMGEAAKLLNKQLARGKIDGMKLASVISTIQPTLHYAGFDRVDVVVEAVVENPRIKAAVLAETESHIRPDTILASNTSTIPISQLAEALTRPENFCGMHFFNPVPRMPLVEVIRGNKTADATIAKVVAWASKMGKTPIVVNDCPGFFVNRVLFPYFAGFSLLLRDGADFHQIDRVMEKQFGWPMGPSWLLDVVGIDTAHHAQSVMADGFPQRMKKDYRDAIDVLFDAKRYGQKNQQGFWRWETDSKGKAKKVGDSETDRLLQSVCQPKRVFSDEEIIARMMIPMINEVVRCLEEGVIASPAEADMALVYGLGFPPFHGGAFRYLDTLGSDTFVAGAEPFAELGALYQVPEALRDKAAQRASWYPQATPLADATLKTA; translated from the coding sequence ATGCTCTACCAAGGCGAAACCCTTTCCCTCGACTGGCTGGAAGACGGCATAGCCGAACTGGTATTTGATGCCCCCGGCTCGGTCAACAAGCTGGATACCCAAACCGTCGCCAGCCTGGGCGACGCGCTTACCGTGCTGGAACAGCAGCCGCAGCTGCGCGGGCTGCTACTCAGCTCGCGCAAATCGGCCTTTATCGTCGGTGCCGATATTACAGAATTTCTTTCTCTGTTTGCGGCACCGGCCGAAAAACTGACGCAGTGGCTGGCCTTTGCCAACGGTATCTTTAACCGTCTGGAGGATCTGCCGGTTCCGACAGTTTCCGCCATCAGCGGCTATGCGCTCGGCGGCGGTTGCGAATGCGTGCTGGCCACAGACTTCCGCATCGCCACGCCGGACACGCGCATCGGTCTGCCAGAAACCAAACTGGGTATTATGCCGGGCTTCGGTGGTTCGGTACGCCTGCCACGCCTGTTAGGGGCGGATAGCGCGCTGGAAATTATCGCTGCCGGTAAAGATATCGATGCTGCTCAGGCGCTGAAGCTGGGCCTGGTGGACGCCGTGGTCGCAGCAGAAAAACTACACGCCGCAGCGCTAAGCGTATTAAAAGAGGCGATTGCGGGTCAACAGGCCTGGCGTGAACGCCGCCAGCCGAAGCTGGAGCCGCTGAAGCTGAGCAAAATCGAAGCGGCAATGAGCTTCAGCACGGCCAAAGCGCTGGTGATGCAGACCGCCGGGAAACACTATCCGGCGCCAATCACCGCGGTCAAAACCATTGAAGCCGCCGCCGGGATGGGTCGTGATGCAGCATTACAGCTGGAAACCGCCGCTTTTGTTCCGCTGGCGCGTTCTAATGAAGCGCGGGCGCTGGTTGGCATCTTCCTTAACGATCAGGCAGTGAAAGCCAAAGCGAAAAAACTGACGCGCGATGTGGAAACACCCAAACAGGCAGCCGTGCTGGGCGCCGGGATTATGGGCGGCGGTATTGCTTATCAGTCGGCCTGGAAAGGCGTGCCGGTGATGATGAAAGATATCAGTGAGAAATCGCTGGCGCTGGGCATGGGCGAGGCTGCCAAGCTGCTGAACAAACAGCTGGCGCGCGGCAAAATCGACGGCATGAAGCTGGCCAGCGTCATCAGCACCATTCAGCCAACGCTACATTATGCCGGTTTTGACCGCGTCGATGTGGTGGTGGAAGCGGTAGTGGAAAATCCCAGGATCAAAGCCGCCGTGCTGGCGGAGACGGAAAGTCATATTCGCCCGGATACGATTCTGGCATCGAACACCTCAACTATTCCCATCAGCCAGTTAGCGGAAGCCTTAACCCGCCCGGAAAACTTCTGCGGCATGCACTTCTTTAACCCGGTACCGCGTATGCCGCTGGTTGAAGTGATCCGCGGTAACAAAACTGCCGATGCGACCATCGCCAAAGTGGTTGCCTGGGCCAGCAAAATGGGCAAAACGCCGATTGTGGTGAATGACTGCCCAGGCTTCTTCGTCAATCGCGTGCTGTTCCCCTACTTTGCCGGCTTCAGCCTGCTGCTGCGCGACGGTGCCGATTTTCACCAAATCGACAGGGTGATGGAAAAACAGTTTGGCTGGCCAATGGGCCCGTCGTGGCTGCTCGATGTGGTCGGTATTGATACTGCGCACCATGCCCAAAGCGTGATGGCCGATGGCTTCCCTCAGCGTATGAAGAAAGATTACCGCGATGCCATTGATGTGCTGTTCGACGCTAAACGCTATGGACAAAAAAATCAGCAGGGCTTCTGGCGCTGGGAAACCGACAGCAAAGGCAAAGCGAAAAAGGTCGGCGATAGCGAAACCGATCGTCTGCTGCAGAGCGTCTGCCAGCCGAAACGGGTGTTCAGCGATGAGGAAATTATCGCCCGCATGATGATCCCGATGATTAATGAAGTGGTGCGCTGCCTTGAAGAGGGCGTCATTGCCAGCCCGGCGGAAGCCGATATGGCGCTGGTGTATGGCCTCGGTTTTCCTCCGTTCCACGGCGGAGCATTCCGCTATCTGGATACCCTGGGCAGCGATACTTTTGTCGCGGGTGCCGAACCTTTTGCCGAACTGGGTGCGCTGTATCAGGTGCCGGAGGCACTGCGTGACAAGGCGGCGCAACGTGCCAGCTGGTATCCACAGGCAACCCCCCTGGCTGACGCCACTCTGAAAACTGCGTGA
- the pepQ gene encoding Xaa-Pro dipeptidase: MESLVTLYQEHVKTLQQRAQQVLARHHLDAMLIHSGELLTVFLDDHTYPFKVNPQFKAWVPVTQVPNCWLWIDGVNKPKLWFYSPVDYWHNVEPLPNSFWTGAVEVIGLKNADDIGQQLPAQRQNVAYIGPVAERARQLGFNSDSINPKGVIDFLHYHRAYKTGYELYCMRQAQKIAVTGHRAAKEAFKSGMSEFDINVAYLSATGHRDTDVPYGNIIALNEHAAVLHYTKLDQHVPEQLRSFLIDAGAEYNGYAADLTRSYAANSGSEYAQLVKEMNAEELALIGTMKAGVRYSEYHEQMHFRIASLLIKHQLVNGISAEAMVKDDLTGPFMPHGIGHPLGLQVHDVAGFMQDDRGTHLAAPQQYPYLRCTRMVEPGMVLTIEPGIYFIESLLAPWRAGKFSKHFDWAKIDALKPYGGIRIEDNVVIHAHSVENMTRDLNLA; this comes from the coding sequence ATGGAGTCGCTAGTTACGCTCTATCAGGAGCATGTGAAAACACTGCAACAGCGCGCGCAGCAGGTTCTGGCGCGTCACCATCTTGATGCAATGCTGATTCATTCCGGGGAATTACTGACGGTATTTCTCGACGATCACACCTATCCATTCAAGGTCAATCCGCAGTTTAAAGCCTGGGTGCCGGTTACTCAGGTGCCGAACTGCTGGCTGTGGATTGATGGGGTGAACAAACCCAAGCTGTGGTTTTACTCTCCTGTCGACTACTGGCATAACGTCGAACCCCTGCCAAACAGCTTCTGGACGGGTGCGGTGGAGGTTATCGGCCTAAAGAATGCCGATGATATCGGCCAGCAGCTGCCAGCGCAGCGCCAGAACGTGGCCTATATTGGCCCGGTCGCCGAGCGCGCGCGCCAGTTGGGCTTCAACAGCGATTCGATTAACCCTAAAGGGGTGATCGACTTCCTGCACTATCATCGCGCCTATAAAACCGGTTATGAGCTTTACTGCATGCGCCAGGCGCAGAAAATTGCGGTTACCGGCCATCGTGCGGCAAAAGAAGCCTTCAAATCGGGGATGAGTGAGTTTGATATTAATGTCGCTTACCTCAGTGCGACCGGCCACCGCGATACCGACGTGCCGTATGGCAATATCATTGCGCTGAACGAGCATGCGGCGGTGCTGCACTACACTAAACTCGATCAGCATGTGCCTGAGCAGCTGCGCAGCTTCCTGATTGACGCCGGAGCCGAGTATAACGGTTATGCCGCCGATCTGACGCGCAGCTACGCGGCGAATAGCGGTAGCGAATATGCCCAGCTGGTGAAAGAGATGAATGCCGAAGAGCTGGCGCTGATCGGCACCATGAAAGCTGGCGTACGCTACAGCGAGTATCATGAGCAGATGCATTTTCGTATCGCCAGCCTGCTGATTAAGCATCAGTTGGTCAACGGCATCAGTGCGGAAGCGATGGTGAAGGACGATCTTACCGGGCCATTTATGCCGCACGGTATTGGTCATCCACTTGGCCTGCAGGTGCATGATGTCGCCGGCTTTATGCAGGACGATCGCGGCACGCATCTGGCCGCTCCGCAGCAGTATCCCTATCTGCGCTGCACGCGTATGGTGGAGCCGGGCATGGTGCTGACTATCGAGCCGGGCATTTACTTTATTGAGTCACTGCTTGCACCATGGCGCGCCGGGAAGTTCAGTAAACATTTTGACTGGGCGAAAATCGATGCGCTGAAGCCTTACGGCGGTATCCGCATTGAGGATAACGTGGTGATCCATGCACACAGCGTGGAAAACATGACGCGCGACCTGAACCTGGCCTGA
- a CDS encoding IMPACT family protein, whose protein sequence is MDAYDIPAELFSYSEEIKKSRFITLLAHTDGVEAARAFVQQVKQQHPTARHHCWAFVAGAPDDSQQLGFSDDGEPSGTAGKPMLAQLMGNNIGEVTAVVVRYYGGIMLGTGGLVKAYGGGVQQALRLLPRTIKVPMLSFQLICDYAQLSDIERMVGRFDGQLLHSEFLHNITLTLALPHAQVAGFRQNLSDFSRGALQLAPLK, encoded by the coding sequence ATGGACGCTTACGACATCCCGGCGGAGCTGTTCAGCTACAGCGAAGAGATCAAGAAAAGCCGCTTTATTACGCTGTTAGCACATACTGACGGCGTGGAAGCGGCCCGGGCTTTTGTTCAGCAGGTTAAACAGCAGCACCCAACGGCCCGGCATCACTGCTGGGCCTTTGTCGCCGGGGCACCGGATGACTCGCAGCAGTTGGGTTTTTCTGATGACGGTGAGCCTTCGGGTACCGCAGGCAAACCGATGCTGGCGCAGCTGATGGGTAATAATATCGGCGAAGTCACGGCCGTTGTGGTGCGCTACTATGGCGGCATTATGCTGGGCACCGGGGGGTTGGTAAAAGCCTACGGCGGTGGCGTACAGCAGGCATTACGCTTGCTACCACGTACGATTAAAGTGCCGATGCTCAGTTTTCAACTTATCTGTGATTATGCGCAACTGAGCGATATTGAACGCATGGTGGGCCGGTTTGACGGGCAGCTGTTACACAGTGAGTTTTTACACAATATCACCCTGACGCTGGCGCTGCCTCATGCGCAGGTTGCAGGTTTCAGGCAGAATTTATCCGACTTTAGCCGGGGCGCACTGCAGCTAGCCCCGCTCAAATAA
- the trkH gene encoding Trk system potassium transporter TrkH translates to MHFRAITRIVGLLVILFSGTMIVPGLVALIYRDGAGRAFTQTFFMALMIGTLLWWPNRKQKSELKPREGFLIVVLFWTVLGSVGAMPFIFAEQPNLSLTDAFFESFSGLTTTGATTLVGLDSLPKAILFYRQMLQWLGGMGIIVLAVAILPILGVGGMQLYRAEMPGPLKDNKMRPRIAETAKTLWLIYVLLTVACALALWLAGMPLFDAIGHSFATIAIGGFSTHDASIGFFNSPTINTIIAIFLLISGCNYGLHFSLLSGRSLRAYWRDPEFRMFIGVQITLVAICTVVLYFHNVYQTGLQTLNQAFFQVVSMATTAGFTTDSIARWPLFLPVLLLCSAFIGGCAGSTGGGLKVIRILLLFKQGSRELKRLVHPNAVYTIKLGNRALPERILEAVWGFFSAYALVFILSMLAIIATGVDDFSAFAAVAATLNNLGPGLGVVADNFTSMNDTAKWILILTMLFGRLEVFTLLVLFTPTFWRE, encoded by the coding sequence ATGCATTTTCGTGCCATAACCCGCATAGTGGGTTTGCTGGTCATCTTATTCTCAGGGACGATGATCGTGCCCGGACTGGTGGCACTGATCTACCGCGACGGGGCGGGGCGTGCATTCACGCAGACGTTCTTTATGGCGTTGATGATCGGAACACTGCTGTGGTGGCCGAACCGTAAGCAGAAAAGCGAGCTTAAGCCACGCGAAGGCTTCCTTATCGTAGTGCTGTTCTGGACCGTGCTGGGCAGCGTAGGGGCAATGCCCTTTATCTTCGCCGAGCAGCCGAATCTCTCGTTAACCGACGCCTTCTTTGAATCTTTCTCCGGTCTGACAACCACGGGTGCGACGACGCTGGTGGGGCTGGATTCCTTGCCGAAAGCGATTCTCTTCTATCGCCAGATGCTGCAGTGGCTGGGGGGGATGGGGATCATCGTACTGGCCGTTGCCATTCTGCCGATCCTCGGCGTCGGTGGCATGCAGCTTTATCGTGCGGAAATGCCAGGCCCGCTGAAAGACAACAAAATGCGGCCACGCATTGCGGAAACCGCTAAAACGCTGTGGCTAATCTATGTACTGCTGACCGTGGCCTGCGCGCTGGCGTTATGGCTGGCGGGGATGCCGTTGTTTGATGCCATCGGTCATAGTTTTGCCACTATCGCGATTGGCGGCTTTTCCACCCATGATGCCAGCATCGGCTTTTTTAATAGTCCGACGATTAACACCATCATCGCTATCTTCCTGCTGATCTCCGGCTGTAACTATGGTCTGCACTTCTCATTATTAAGTGGACGTAGCCTGCGAGCATACTGGCGCGACCCGGAGTTTCGCATGTTTATTGGCGTGCAGATCACGCTGGTGGCTATCTGTACCGTGGTGCTCTACTTCCATAATGTTTACCAGACCGGGCTACAAACGCTGAATCAGGCATTCTTCCAGGTGGTCTCAATGGCCACCACCGCCGGCTTTACCACTGACAGTATTGCTCGCTGGCCACTATTCTTGCCGGTGCTATTGCTGTGCTCAGCGTTTATTGGGGGCTGTGCCGGCTCAACCGGCGGCGGCCTGAAGGTGATCCGCATTCTGCTGCTGTTCAAGCAGGGCTCGCGTGAGCTGAAAAGGCTGGTGCACCCGAATGCGGTATACACCATCAAGCTCGGCAACCGTGCGCTGCCGGAACGTATTCTGGAAGCGGTGTGGGGGTTCTTCTCCGCCTACGCGCTGGTGTTTATTCTCAGCATGCTGGCGATCATTGCCACCGGCGTTGACGACTTCTCGGCGTTTGCTGCGGTCGCTGCGACGCTCAATAACCTTGGCCCCGGTCTGGGCGTGGTCGCGGACAACTTTACTTCCATGAACGACACCGCGAAGTGGATCCTGATTTTAACGATGCTGTTCGGGCGTCTTGAAGTCTTTACCTTGTTAGTCCTGTTTACGCCGACCTTCTGGCGCGAATAA
- the hemG gene encoding menaquinone-dependent protoporphyrinogen IX dehydrogenase, translated as MKALILFSSRDGQTREIAFYIANQIKGERECDVFNIQLVDEIEWAQYDRVLIGASIRYGHFQPVVAKFVKTHLKELQQRSSGFFSVNLTARKPEKRTPQTNAYTRKFLLQSPWEPDCCAVFAGALRYPRYGFFDRIMIQLIMRMTNGETDASKEVEYTDWQQVTRFAHEFAALPSKLS; from the coding sequence ATGAAAGCGTTAATCCTGTTTTCCAGCCGCGATGGCCAGACCCGTGAAATTGCCTTCTATATAGCTAACCAGATAAAGGGAGAGCGCGAGTGTGACGTGTTCAATATCCAGCTGGTTGATGAGATTGAATGGGCGCAGTATGACCGCGTGCTGATCGGCGCGTCTATCCGCTATGGACACTTCCAGCCGGTGGTAGCGAAGTTTGTGAAAACACACCTTAAAGAGCTGCAGCAGCGTTCAAGTGGCTTCTTCTCAGTAAATCTCACTGCGCGTAAACCAGAAAAGCGTACTCCGCAGACCAATGCATATACCCGTAAGTTTTTACTACAGTCGCCATGGGAGCCAGATTGCTGCGCAGTTTTCGCAGGTGCGCTGCGCTATCCACGCTATGGCTTCTTTGATCGCATCATGATCCAGCTGATTATGCGTATGACAAACGGCGAAACCGATGCGAGTAAGGAAGTGGAGTATACCGACTGGCAACAGGTGACACGATTTGCCCATGAATTCGCTGCTTTACCGAGCAAATTGTCGTAA